The following are encoded together in the Parambassis ranga chromosome 20, fParRan2.1, whole genome shotgun sequence genome:
- the nktr gene encoding NK-tumor recognition protein isoform X1, whose protein sequence is MGVKDRPQCYFDVELNREPVGRIVFQLFSDVCPKTSKNFLCLCTGEKGTGKITGKKLCYKGSTFHRVVKNFMIQGGDFTEGNGRGGESIYGGYFEDENFTLKHDRAFLLSMANRGKHTNGSQFFITTKTAPHLDGVHVVFGLVISGFEVIKKIEGLKTDSASRPYADVRVVDCGQLITKSANDVLEGKRKRSSHSADSSLSSHDSSSQFSTSMDAESETDEKHKHHKHKRRTKSKRSKKKRIKESKNQKSCDDLPSQQSPKTRETLEGEDEVEEQGGKREKPVVRLEEIPPVPENRFLLRRDMPSQEYKTEIVEKEEITLSADQKPAVSKSGRKIKGRGTMRYHTPTRSKSRSASVEERGSSETPPHWKEEMKRTKVYQPPSIERWSKGDKLNDHSSSRWDDRSDSAWSRSAERSSDHSSERSSQRRQQKKEKKKAKRKKKAKRRKHSKKKSSKNRPQEDHQSDGEWSSGRESKRSHSPTRSPPSRRYSSARKRQRSSRSLRDSRSYSRSYTSSQSRSRGRSRSYSRSRSPSESRSLSLSRSRSKSYSRSRSRSRSRARSRARSRYRSLSSSRKRSYSRSPRKRKTSKLKADGMIHVTDKPSESKVTTITRLPTAPAPESAPVIPLSDSPPPSRWKPGQKPWKPSYIHVQEIKSKVAPSNTLATEQAVDGVTDKAQISVIPKSLPGDPTSNKAHKPARHSRSRSSRSKSYSRSRSRSYSRSRSRSAHHYKSRSPSFSQSDSEHSRKTSSDKKNSLDSEWKEYYSSLRKIKNLDKYISLTVSQDAENRVGSERSPDTSGSVEKIKKKGLSQNPETKQTKPVESFNSKSEWDSDSDKVSQSNSANPLKRQKQAAQAGKVLDKKQSALTGWNSDSDSENATARILAISEKEEGEASSESDCETSRKTSEAVNALVEESPEKAAEPEKHRSKKKTKRKHKHKRRGENKSHHSKDKSKKSKRKHQKQKETFHWQPPLEFGEEEEENDSKTDRRSLSRVGKENPGVETPDKNVIHLNENATKEEERGQQMAKECINKTSKHTDTNQDSSTRNDAPSSHMSNTKEQESLDDMDICTPEHDAEIMEPTDTCDSHINASTSKSSNNADNDLPHNKEESAVNSMTTAGELQDKANANKSAATVVHLKWKPLKGMTALQNVNVPPVTVKNVQSQESQTVNTQGVRMEIKSKSRVRPGSLFDEVRKTARLNQRPRNQESSSEERSPSVGKTRSPKKSRSVSRKSRSISTHRSHSRGWSRSYSRSRSRSHSSSYSSRSRSRSQRRRGRGRSRSRSSTYRSYRSHSRTYSRSHSRSRSYKRRRRSRSDSSDSYSSRSRSASRRRGRRRSDSYRSSDRRSWSYRSSSRSSSRRRSHSRSSRYS, encoded by the exons ATGGGGGTGAAAGACCGCCCTCAGTGTTACTTTGATGTGGAGCTCAACCGGGAGCCAG TTGGGCGGATAGTCTTTCAGCTTTTCTCAGATGTTTGTCCCAAGACAAGCAAAaactttctctgtctgtgtactg GTGAGAAGGGAACTGGGAAAATCACAGGGAAAAAGCTGTGCTACAAAGGCTCCACGTTTCATAGAGTCGTAAAAAACTTTATGATTCAGGGAGGCGACTTCACCGAAG GaaatggaagaggaggagagtctATATATGGTGGCTACTTTGAAG ATGAGAACTTCACTCTCAAACACGACAGAGCCTTCCTGCTGTCGATGGCCAATCGTGGGAAGCACACAAACGGTTCACAGTTCTTCAT TACAACTAAGACGGCACCTCATCTTGATGG AGTCCATGTTGTTTTTGGTCTTGTCATCTCCGGCTTTGAAGTGATAAAGAAGATTGAAGGGCTGAAGACTGATTCAGCCAGCAGACCCTACGCTGATGTGAGAGTGGTGGACTGTGGACAGCTGATCACCAAGTCTGCAAATGATG tGCTTGAAGGCAAGCGGAAAAGATCCTCCCATTCTGCTGACTCGTCCCTCAGCTCCCATGACTCATCCTCCCAGTTCTCCACTTCAATGGATGCTGAAAGTGAAACAGATGAAAAGCACAAACATCACAAGCACAAGAGGCGCACAAAAAGTAAACGGTCTAAAAAGAAAAGGATCAAAGAATCAAAGAATCAGAAGAGCTGTGATGATCTTCCCTCCCAACAAAG TCCCAAGACAAGAGAGACGCTGGAAGGAGAGGATGAAGTGGAAGAGCAGGGtgggaagagggagaagcctgTTGTTCGGCTAGAGGAAATACCACCTGTGCCGGAGAACCGCTTCCTGCTGCGGCGGGACATGCCGTCCCAGGAATATAAGACAGAAAT AGTTGAGAAGGAAGAAATAACTCTTTCAGCTGACCAGAAACCAGCAGTGTCAAAGTCTGGGCGAAAAATCAAAGGCAGAGGGACGAtg AGATATCACACTCCCACAAGGTCCAAATCACGCTCAGCATCTGTGGAGGAGCGTGGAAGCAGTGAAACTCCACCCCACTGGAAGGAAGAAATGAAGAGAACCAAAGTTTATCAACCCCCGAGCATAGAAAGGTGGAGCAAAGGAGACAA ATTGAATGACCATTCCTCAAGCAGATGGGACGACAGGAGTGACTCTGCATGGTCCCGGTCTGCGGAACGTTCCTCTGACCACAGCTCTGAGAGATCCAGCCAGCGTCGccaacagaaaaaagagaagaagaaagccaAACGCAAGAAGAAGGCCAAGAGGCGCAAACATAGCAAAAAGAAGAGCTCCAAGAACAGACCTCAAGAAGATCACCAGTCAGATGGTGAATGGTCTTCAGGAAGGGAGTCCAAGCGGTCCCACTCTCCAACTCGTTCTCCTCCAAGTCGCCGTTATTCATCAGCCAGGAAGAGACAGCGGTCCTCGCGGTCTTTAAGAGACTCGCGATCCTACTCAAGGTCTTACACATCCAGTCAGTCCAGATCTCGAGGGAGGTCAAGGTCTTACTCAAGATCCAGAAGCCCTTCTGAGTCCAGAAGCCTATCATTGTCTCGATCTAGATCTAAGTCCTATTCACGATCAAGGTCAAGATCAAGGTCAAGAGCAAGGTCAAGAGCAAGATCCAGGTACAGATCTTTATCATCCTCTAGAAAAAGGAGTTATTCCAGATCTccaagaaagagaaaaacaagcaaGCTTAAAGCAGATGGCATGATCCATGTGACGGACAAGCCCTCAGAGAGTAAGGTCACAACCATCACCAGACTGCCAACTGCCCCAGCTCCTGAAAGTGCTCCTGTGATCCCGCTGAGTGACAGTCCTCCTCCCTCGCGCTGGAAACCAGGTCAGAAACCCTGGAAGCCCTCCTACATCCACGTTCAGGAGATTAAATCTAAAGTAGCTCCCAGTAACACTCTTGCCACAGAACAAGCAGTTGATGGTGTCACAGATAAAGCTCAGATTTCAGTTATCCCAAAGTCTCTGCCAGGTGACCCCACAAGCAACAAAGCACATAAACCTGCACGCCACTCACGCAGCAGGTCATCCAGAAGCAAGTCCTACAGCCGCTCAAGGAGTAGAAGTTACAGTAGGTCCCGGTCCAGATCCGCTCATCATTACAAGAGCAGGTCGCCTTCTTTTAGCCAGTCAGACTCCGAACACTCCCGAAAAACAAGCAGCGACAAGAAGAATTCATTAGACAGCGAGTGGAAGGAGTATTATAGCTCTCTGAGGAAGATAAAAAATTTAGACAAGTACATTTCCCTTACAGTCAGCCAGGATGCAGAGAATAGGGTGGGTAGTGAGCGTAGTCCTGACACAAGTGGCTCtgtggagaaaataaaaaagaaaggcctCTCACAGAATCCTGAGACAAAGCAGACAAAACCAGTCGAGAGCTTTAATAGCAAGTCTGAATGGGATAGTGACAGTGATAAAGTGAGCCAAAGTAACAGCGCTAACCCATTAAAAAGGCAGAAACAAGCAGCTCAGGCCGGCAAGGTCCTCGACAAGAAGCAGTCTGCTCTCACTGGATGGAATTCAGACAGTGATTCTGAAAACGCAACAGCCAGGATTTTAGCCATATCtgagaaggaggaaggggaggcAAGTTCAGAATCAGATTGTGAGACTTCCAGAAAGACATCGGAGGCGGTGAATGCTTTAGTGGAAGAAAGTCCAGAGAAAGCTGCAGAgccagagaagcacaggagTAAGAAGAAAACCAAACGCAAGCATAAACACAAGAGGAGGGGTGAGAATAAATCACACCACAGTAAGGACAAATCCAAGAAATCTAAGAGAAAACATCAGAAGCAGAAAGAGACTTTTCACTGGCAGCCACCTTTAGAgtttggagaggaggaggaagagaatgaCTCCAAAACGGACAGACGCAGTCTGAGCAGAGTAGGTAAAGAAAATCCTGGTGTTGAGACGCCAGACAAAAATGTAATCCATCTGAATGAGAATGCcactaaagaagaagagagggggcAGCAGATGGCAAAAGAATGTATCAACAAAACCTCAAAACACACTGATACTAATCAAGACTCATCCACCAGAAATGATGCACCAAGTTCTCACATGTCGAATACGAAAGAACAGGAGTCATTAGATGATATGGACATTTGTACCCCAGAGCATGACGCTGAAATCATGGAACCAACAGACACATGTGACTCCCACATCAACGCTTCTACCTCAAAGTCCTCAAATAACGCAGATAATGATTTACCTCATAACAAGGAAGAGTCTGCTGTTAATTCCATGACAACAGCTGGTGAGCTGCAAGATAAAGCAAACGCCAACAAATCTGCTGCCACTGTTGTTCATTTAAAGTGGAAGCCCCTGAAAGGAATGACAGCTCTGCAGAATGTGAATGTGCCACCAGTCACTGTGAAGAATGTCCAAAGTCAAGAGAGCCAGACCGTCAACACGCAGGGGGTGAGGATGGAGATAAAAAGCAAAAGTCGGGTCAGACCAGGATCTCTATTTGATGAGGTCCGTAAGACCGCCCGGCTTAACCAGAGGCCAAGAAACCAGGAGAGCTCGAGTGAGGAAAGATCCCCCTCTGTGGGGAAGACACGGTCCCCGAAGAAGTCCAGGTCTGTCTCCAGGAAGTCGCGCTCCATTTCCACTCACCGGTCACATTCTAGGGGGTGGTCCCGCTCCTACAGCAGGTCCAGAAGCAGATCCCACAGCTCCAGCTACTCCTCCAG GAGTCGTagcaggagtcagaggagaCGTGGGAGAGGGCGAAGTCGGTCCCGCAGCAGCACGTACCGAAGCTACAGGAGTCACAG TCGGACGTACAGTAGAAGTCATTCCAGGAGTCGCTCCTATAAACGCCGCAGGAGGTCCAG gTCAGACTCCTCTGACAGTTATTCCAGTCGCAGTCGGAGCGCGAGCAGGAGGCGAGGGCGCAGGAGGAGcgacagctacaggagctcagACCGTCGGTCCTG gtcgtACCGCTCCTCCAGTCGCAGCTCTTCCAGACGCAGGAGTCACAGTCGCAGCAGTCGGTACAGTTGA